In Castanea sativa cultivar Marrone di Chiusa Pesio chromosome 6, ASM4071231v1, a single window of DNA contains:
- the LOC142640498 gene encoding U-box domain-containing protein 14 has product MGPMEDSQEGELLLSRLSESTKAISELSDCRNVCKKMYGNLVRRAKLLSPLFEELRDSEEGLDDDVVKAFESLRLGLDSATQLLNSVNGGSKLYLALQREKIAERFHLVTEQIEAALSQIHYDKLNLSEEVREQIELVHAQFQRAKGRIDTLDLQLDIDLATAQKEKEPDPAVLKRLSEKLHLKTINDIKKESLALHEMVISSNGDPGDCFEKMSSLLKKIKDWVLTANPQAETSEGEKGLIKHRSPVIPDDFRCPISLELMKDPVIVSTGQTYERSCIQKWLDAGHKTCPKTQQTLLHTALTPNYVLKSLIALWCESNGVELPKKQANCRSKKSGGGSVSDCDRAAIDALLEKLANGNTEQQRAAAGELRLLAKRNADNRVCIAEAGAIPLLVELLSSPDPRTQEHAVTALLNLSINDSNKGTIVNAGAIPDIVDVLKNGSMEARENAAATLFSLSVIDENKVAIGAAGAIPALITLLCEGTPRGKKDAATAIFNLSIYQGNKARAVKAGIVTPLMRLLKDAGGGMVDEALAILAILASHPEGKTAIGQAKPIPVLVEVIKTGSPRNRENSAAVLWSLCTGDSEQLKLSKELGAEEALKELSENGTDRAKRKAGSILELLNRIEVGATVNT; this is encoded by the exons ATGGGTCCGATGGAGGATTCTCAGGAGGGCGAGTTGTTGCTGAGTCGGCTCAGTGAGTCGACGAAGGCGATCTCTGAGTTATCGGATTGCCGAAACGTGTGCAAGAAGATGTATGGGAACTTGGTTCGGAGAGCGAAGCTGCTGAGTCCTTTGTTTGAGGAATTGAGGGACAGCGAGGAAGGGCTTGACGATGACGTGGTTAAGGCTTTTGAATCGCTCAGACTCGGTTTGGATTCCGCTACCCAACTTCTCAACTCGGTCAACGGTGGCAGCAAGCTCTATCtg GCTCTTCAAAGGGAAAAGATTGCTGAAAGGTTCCACCTGGTGACAGAACAAATTGAAGCAGCATTGAGTCAGATTCACTATGATAAACTTAATTTATCTGAGGAAGTTCGCGAACAG ATTGAACTAGTACATGCTCAATTCCAAAGAGCCAAGGGAAGAATTGACACACTTGATTTACAACTGGACATTGATTTAGCCACAGCacagaaagaaaaagaacctGACCCAGCAGTACTTAAAAGACTTTCTGAAAAGCTGCATCTCAAGACTATCAATGATATAAAGAAAGAGTCACTTGCGCTCCATGAAATGGTTATCTCAAGCAATGGAGATCCAGGGGACTGCTTTGAAAAAATGTCATCCCTCCTTAAGAAGATTAAGGACTGGGTTCTGACTGCAAATCCTCAAGCGGAGACCTCTGAGGGTGAAAAGGGCTTGATTAAGCACAGATCTCCTGTTATCCCAGATGATTTCAGATGTCCAATATCTCTTGAATTGATGAAAGATCCTGTGATTGTCTCTACTGGACAG ACTTATGAAAGGTCTTGCATTCAAAAATGGCTTGACGCAGGACATAAAACCTGTCCTAAGACACAGCAGACACTGTTGCACACAGCCCTAACTCCTAACTACGTTTTGAAGAGTCTGATTGCTTTATGGTGTGAAAGCAATGGTGTTGAGCTTCCAAAAAAGCAAGCGAATTGTAGAAGCAAGAAATCAGGAGGAGGCAGTGTTTCAGACTGTGATCGTGCTGCTATTGATGCCTTATTGGAAAAACTAGCAAATGGGAATACAGAACAGCAAAGAGCAGCTGCTGGTGAGCTCAGGTTGCTTGCGAAGAGGAATGCAGATAATAGAGTATGCATTGCTGAGGCAGGAGCCATACCACTTCTTGTAGAACTATTGTCCTCTCCAGATCCCCGGACACAGGAACATGCTGTTACAGCACTCCTCAACCTTTCCATCAATGATAGTAACAAGGGAACTATTGTGAATGCTGGAGCAATACCTGATATAGTAGATGTATTGAAAAATGGCAGCATGGAAGCTAGAGAAAATGCTGCTGCCACTCTTTTCAGCTTATCTGTAATAGATGAGAACAAGGTGGCAATAGGAGCAGCTGGGGCTATCCCAGCTCTTATAACATTGCTTTGTGAGGGGACTCCAAGAGGGAAAAAGGATGCTGCCACCGCTATTTTCAATCTTTCAATATATCAGGGAAACAAGGCAAGGGCTGTAAAGGCTGGTATTGTGACCCCATTGATGAGATTGTTGAAGGATGCTGGAGGTGGGATGGTGGATGAAGCACTTGCAATTCTGGCCATTCTTGCCAGCCATCCAGAAGGGAAGACCGCAATTGGTCAAGCGAAGCCAATTCCAGTCTTAGTGGAGGTTATAAAAACTGGTTCCCCACGCAACCGGGAGAATTCTGCAGCAGTATTGTGGTCATTATGCACAGGTGATTCTGAGCAGTTGAAACTATCAAAGGAGCTTGGTGCAGAGGAGGCATTGAAGGAACTGTCAGAGAATGGCACTGACAGAGCAAAGAGAAAAGCTGGAAGTATTTTAGAGCTCCTCAACCGAATTGAAGTGGGTGCTACTGTTAATACATAA